Proteins encoded within one genomic window of Saccharopolyspora pogona:
- a CDS encoding DUF397 domain-containing protein — protein sequence MSDLGDNLANAHWFKSSYSTSSQGCVEVALALPAVGVRDSKDPNGGTLVFTAHRWINFIASVKK from the coding sequence GTGTCGGATCTTGGGGATAACTTAGCCAACGCCCACTGGTTCAAGTCCAGCTACTCGACCAGCTCGCAAGGTTGCGTCGAGGTCGCGTTAGCACTTCCAGCAGTGGGCGTCCGCGACAGCAAAGACCCAAACGGCGGGACACTTGTCTTCACAGCACATCGATGGATCAACTTCATAGCTTCGGTCAAAAAGTAG